The following is a genomic window from Salinibacterium sp. UTAS2018.
TCGCCCAATTCAGGGGTAGACCTATTAACGTTGAAGCATGCGCATCGCCACCTGGAACGTGAACTCCATCAGAACCCGAGTTGGTCGCGTCGTCGACTGGCTTCTTCGCGAAGATATTGACGTTCTTGCGATGCAAGAGATCAAGTGCAAGCCGGAACAGTTTCCGATGGAAGCGTTCACTGAGGCGGGCTACGAGGTCGAGCTTCACGGGCTGAGCCAGTGGAACGGCGTCGCTTTCGCGAGCCGCCTTCCCATGGATGACGTGACGATCGGCTTCGATACCCAGCCCGGTTTCGGCAAGGCTCTCGATGACGGCACCGTGCCCATCGAAGCCCGCGCCATTGGCGTTACGGTCGAAGGCGCACGCCTCTGGAGCTTGTATGTGCCGAACGGCCGCGAGCTCGACAACCCGCACTACCCCTACAAGTTGGAGTGGCTCGCGAACCTTAAGACGCAGGCCGCCCAGTGGATGAGCGAGAACCCTGAGCAGCCTCTGGCGCTGATGGGTGACTTCAACATCGCGCCCTTCGATCACGATGTCTGGGACATCGCCGCGTTCGAGGGCAAGACTCACGTGAGCGACGCCGAGCGCGCGGCTTTTCGCGCTTTCGAAGAGGCCGGGATGATCGATGCACTGCGCAGCCGCAACATCGAGGGCTACACCTACTGGGATTACCAGCGCCTACGTTTTCCTCGCAACGAGGGCATGCGCATCGACTTCGTGATGGGCTCGCCCGCGTTCGACGAGCTCGTCACCGAGGCATCCATCGACCGCGAAGAGCGCAAGGGCGATGGCCCGAGCGATCACGTTCCCGTCGTCGTCGATCTCGCGATTGATACCGAGAACGACGACGATCGGCCGATGTTTCTTTAGGAGCGCACCTTAGGCGCGCGCTCCGGGCACGCGCCTAGCTGGCACAAGTAACTCAGCCAGCGTCTGGTTCGGAACGAGACACGCGGAGACCTTCACCGTTGTCGGCGACGCCGACCAGCACGGTGTCACCATCGCGAATGTCGCCGGCGAGCAACGCCTTAGCGAGCTTGTCGTCGATTTCGCGCTGCATGAGACGGCGCAGCGGACGCGCACCGTAGATCGGGTCGTAGCCACGCTCCGAAAGCCACGTGCGCGCATCCGGGGTCACCGCCAACTGCAGGCGACGATCGGTGAGGCGCTTGCCGAGACGGTCGATATCGAGCTCGACGATCTGGCTGAGGTCGTCGGTCGACAGCGGCTGGAAGACCACGATGTCGTCAAGACGGTTGATGAACTCGGGCTTAAACGACTTGCGCACGAGATCGTCAACGGCGGCCTTGCGGGCATCCCACGGCAACTCCTGGTCAGTAATGAACTGGCTGCCCAAGTTGCTGGTGAGAATCAGGATCACGTTGCGGAAGTCGACGGTGCGGCCCTGGCCGTCGGTCAGTCGACCGTCGTCAAGAACCTGCAGCAGGATGTCGAAGACCTCGGGGTGGGCCTTCTCTACTTCGTCGAGCAGGATCACCGAGTAGGGGCGACGGCGCACGGCCTCGGTCAGCTGACCGCCCTGCTCGAATCCGACGTAGCCGGGAGGGGCACCAACGAGTCGCGACACGGAGAACTTCTCGCCATATTCGCTCATGTCGATGCGAACAAGAGCTTTCTCGTCGTTGAAGAGGTATTGCGCGAGGGCCTTGGCCAGCTCGGTCTTTCCGACACCGGTGGGGCCGAGGAAGAGGAACGAACCGGTCGGGCGATCGGGGTCAGAAATTCCAGCGCGCGTGCGGCGCACAGCTTCGGAGACCGCTTGCACAGCTTCCTTTTGGCCGATGAGGCGCTTGCCAAGCTCCGCTTCGAGGTGAAGCAGCTTCTCGGTCTCGCCCTCGGTGAGGCGGTCGACGGGAATGCCTGTCCAGGCAGCGACGACGGCAGCAATGTCCTCCTCGGTCACCTGGTCATTGACCATGCGGGGGCCGGTGGGCTCGTTGCTCTCGGCCGTAGCGATTGCGTCTTCGATTTCTGGGATTGTCTCGTAGTTGAGCTTGGAGGCCTTCTGATATTCGCCGTCACGCATGGCGCGGTCGAGCCTGATGCGGGCGTCGTTGAGGCGAGTCTTGAGGTCGCCAACACCGGTGAGGCTCGACTTTTCGATCTTCCAGCGCGCTTCGAGTTCGCTCAATTCTTTGCTTTGCACCACGAGGTCTTCGCGAAGCTTGGCTAGGCGAGCCTTGGAGGCCTCGTCCTTTTCTTTCTTGAGGGCGAGTTCTTCGATGCGCAGCCGGTCGACGGCACGCTTGAGTTGATCGATCTCAACAGGAGAGGAGTCGATCTCCATCTTGAGGTGGCTCGCGGCCTCGTCGATCAGGTCGATGGCCTTGTCGGGAAGCTTGCGGCCCGAGATGTAACGGTTGCTGAGGGTTGCTGCAGCGACGAGTGCCGAGTCAGCGATCGCGACTTTGTGGTGGGCTTCGTACCGCTCTTTGAGGCCACGCAGAATTGCCACGGTGTCCTCGACCGACGGCTCACCGACGAAGACTTGCTGAAAGCGTCGCTCGAGGGCGGCATCCTTCTCGATGTATTGACGGTATTCGTCGAGCGTCGTGGCGCCAATCAGGCGCAATTCACCACGGGCCAGCATGGGCTTGAGCATGTTGGAGGCCGCGACCGACCCTTCGCCGCCGCCCGCCCCCATGAGGGTGTGGAGTTCGTCGATGAAAGTGATGATCTCGCCATCGGAGTCTTTGATCTCCTTGAGCACAGCCTTGAGGCGCTCTTCGAACTCTCCGCGGTACTTCGCGCCGGCCACAAGAGCGGCGAGGTCGAGGGAGATGAGCTGCTTGCCTTTGAGGGAGTCGGCGACGTCGCCCGCGATGATGCGCTGAGCGAGGCCTTCAACGACTGCCGTCTTGCCCACGCCGGGTTCTCCGATGAGAACAGGGTTGTTCTTAGTGCGACGCGTGAGAACTTGGCTGACGCGCCGAATTTCTGAGTCACGCCCGATGACGGGGTCGAGTTTGCCGCTGCGCGCGATCTCAGTGAGATTGACGCCGTACTTCTCAAGAGCACTTTCTTGCTCTTCGTCAGTACCCGGGGCACCCTGCATGTTCGCCATTTAAAACCCTCCACAAACTTGAGTTGGTATGACTCAACTTTATACCCGCGCGACCGTTCGTGGCTAGACGAACGCTGAGTACTTCGAGAGATTCTTTATCAAGTGAGAGACTCTTCTAGTGAACGCCGATTCCCGAGACGATCTCCAGTCCTTTCAAGTGAATCTCACGGGGGTTGTCGACCTCCTGAGCAAGCACATTTACTCCAGTCCGCGCGTATATTTGCGTGAGCTACTGCAGAACGGGCGCGACGCCCTCGCGGCGCGAGCCGAGCTCGACGGAGCTGACGCGAGCCGCGGCATCCGCATCACTCCCCTGAGCGAACACAACGACACCTTCCAGTTTCAGGATGACGGTGTCGGGCTCACTGCCGACGAGATGACCGAGCTGTTGTCGACCGTGGGCCGATCATCCAAGCGCGACATCTTTGATCTGCCCCGCAGCGACTACCTCGGCCAGTTCGGTATCGGATTGCTCAGCTGCTTCATGGTGGCCGACCAGATCGTGATTCAGTCACGCTCCGCTCGCGGCTCAGCCCCGGTCGAATGGATCGGCAACAGCGACGGCACCTTCAGCGTGCGTGAGTTGGAGGGCGACCTGCCCATCGGCACCACCGTCTCGCTCAAGCCGCGCTTCGATCAGCACGACCTGTTGAGTACCCCCACTGTGTTGTCGCTCGCGCGCACCTTCGCCGAGTTCTTGCCCGTAGGCGTGCGCGTTGACTTGCCCGGCGGCGGCAGCGAGACGGTCACGCACGAGGCTCCGTTTCTCGAGGCGCACACGGCGTCGGCATCCGACCTGCTTCGGTACGGCAGCGAGCTGTTGGGCGTTGAGCCCTTTGCCGCGATCCCGCTGAGCGTGCCCGGCACGAACACCACCGGCGTTGCGTACGTGCTGCCGAGTTCGCCACCGCCCGGCGCCCGGCAGGCGAACCGCGTCTACCTCGGCCGCATGTTGCTGAGTGAAAACGTGGATGCGCTCGTTCCCGACTGGGCGTTCTTCGTGCGCGTCGTGCTGAACAGCACCGCGCTCACTCCCACGGCCAGCCGCGAATCGCTCGTCGACGACGACATCCTGGAGCACACGCGCACCGCCATCGGCACCGTACTGCGACAGTGGGTGCTGGAGATGGCGGCCCGGCATCCGGCCCAGCTGAACGACTTTGTGCAGATTCATGCGCTCGCCCTCAAGTCGCTCGTGATTTACGACGAAGAGCTCGCGAAGTTCATCACGCCCTGGCTCAGCGTCGAAACAACTCTCGGGCGCATGACCATCGAGAGTCTCACGCGCGATCACACGCAGTTGCGCTACGCCGAAACGGTGGACGAATTTCGCCAGATCGCCAGCATCGCGAGCCCCGACCGCCCGGTGATCAACGGTGGCTACATCTACGACACCGAGATAGCGCGGATGCTGCCCACGATTGTGGACGGCCTCACCGTCGACCGCGTGAGTGTGCTTGACGAGCTCGATTTTCTCGAAGTGCCGCCGCTGGAGGTGCGCAGCGTCGTCGCGAAACTCGAAGACCGCGCCAGTGCCGTGCTCGCCGATGCTGACTGCGCCGTGATCGTGCGCGGAGTGCCCGCCGCCGACGTCACCGGCCTCTACTTGGCTGACCCTGAAGTGCTGCGCTCCATCGACCGCCGCAGTGCCCGCGAGATCAGCCGCCCGGGGCTGTGGAAGAACGTGCTCGGCAAAATGGATGCCTTCGCCGAAGATCGCCTCGCGAGCGACGGCACCAGCAAGAGTCTCGCGCGCCTCTGCCTCAACTGGAACAATCCCGTTGTCGTCACCCTCTCCACCCTGCGCGATGACGCCGTCTTCTCTCGCACCATCGAGCTGCTTTACGTTCAAGCACTACTCACGAGCCAACGCCCCCTCAGCGTGCGCGACCGCGCCATGATGACCAATTCCATGTCCGATCTGATTGCCATGAGTGTCGCACTCGGTGATTCCCTCCCAGAAAGTTCTCCCCTATGAGCGCCGACCGCATCAACGAACTGTTCCGCGAAATTGACTCCATCGCGTACGGGCCCGAGGAACGCGCCCGCGTCGAAGAAGCGATCGCGCTGGCGGTCGAAATCGGGGACGAAGAACTCGAATACCGCGCCCGGGTTCGACTGACGGCATCCGCCAATATGGGCGGCGATACCGAGGTGCTGCTGTCATCGTTCGCGTGGTGCCTGGCAAAACACGACGAAGACCCGGTGCGTTTTCCGGATGACATCGGGCACGAAGGTGCTGGCCTCATGTGGCAGTTCAAATGGATTGCCAGCGCGCTTGCAAGCTCTCCCATCTTCGACACAGCCGACATCGATGGTGCGCTCGCCGATATGGCGACGCACTACCGCGCGGCGGGCATCGGCCAGAGTGGAGTCTTGACGTCACAGTTTTCAACAGCGTGGCGCCTTGGCGAACTTGAGCGGGCCGAGGCTCTCCGCACCCAACTAATTGCGACCCCGCGCGACGAATACAGCCACTGCGATGCCTGCGTGCGCAGCGACTCGAGCGGGTTCCTCACCGAAACCGGTCGCGATGCTGAAGCGATCGTGCTGTTCGATGAACTCATCGCTGGCGGTTACAGCTGCGGCGACGAGCCAGAGGCGGCACTCTCGCGGGCCCTCCTGCCCTACCTTCGCGTCGGTCGCTTTGACGACGCCAAGGCCGCCCACTTTCGCAGCTACACCCTCGCCCGCGACAACGCCGACAACCTCGGAATCATCGCCAACCACTTCATCTTCTGCGCCGTCACCGGCAACGAAGCTCGCGGCTTGGCCATGCTCGAACGCCACCTCTCGTGGTTCGTGCACGACCAGCTCAACGCCGACAACCAGTTCTCGGGTCTCGTTGCTGCCGGAGTGCTGCTCGACGCTGTGACCCGCGCTGGATTCGGCAGCCAAACCGTTCGCGGTGCCGAAAACCGTGAACTCGTGGGGCTCTTCGGAGAACACGACGGCGCGTGGACGGCCGAAGAACTCGGCGCTGTCATGTGGGCTGCTGCGGCAAAGATCGGCGACCAGTTCGACGAGCGCGCGGGCAACGACTACCGCGCCCGCCGCATCCAGAAAGCACACGAACTCGCTAACGAACGCTTCGACCTGCCTCTCACGAGCGAAACTCTCGGCCTCACCACCCCCGCAGATGACGAACCGACGGATGGCGCTGGCTGGTTGCTGCGCGCCCAAGAACTGCTCGCGATCGGCTGGCTTGCTCCCGCACTGCCCGCCGCGCGCACGGCAGTCCAGCTCACGACGGGCCAGGAGCACACGGCCGCGCTCAGTTCCCTGATTGCGCGACTCGTCGCCTCCGGCGATCTGGCAGAAGCTGAGACGTTGCTCGCCACTCGCATCCCTGCCCTGCGCGAGCATGGCGATGACGCTCAAGCGACGCTCGAAGAACTTCTCGGCCTCTCTCTGTTTGGCCGCGCCGAGCAGGACGACCTCGATGCCCTCCGTATCGCGGTCGATGCGTCGAGCGCCCTTGCTCCTGCTCAGCGGGCTGACCTCGAAGTGTCACTGTTGAGCGTGCTGCTGCGCGGCGAAGAGCCCAACCTCGAGGCGGCGACCGAGCTCGCGACGAGCGCCCTCACCCACGCCAAAGAAGGAGAGGCGCCCCTGCTGCGCGACCACGCACTGCGGTATCTCTCCGACCTCGCGGCGAGCGCGGGCGACACCGATGGCGCACTCGCGTATGTCGCCGAACTGCTGGAGTCGACATCCAATCGCGGCGTTCTGGCGCATGCCCACGCTCTGCGGGCTCGTATCTTGGGCGGCAGCGGTGAGTTTGCTGAGGCTGCCGCGAGCGCTGATGCCGCCGCTGAGTGTGCTCACGCGATCGACGCGGTCGGTCCCCTGCACGACATGACCATTCTCGCCGGTCGGCTCTACGACGAGGCAGAAGCGTTCTCGGATGCCGCCAGCCGGTTCCGCCTCGGAGTTCGCTACGCCGAACGCCTCGAGATCGACACCGTGGGGGCGCGCTACGCCCTCGGCCGCTCTCTGGTTCGCGCCGGCGAGTCATCCGAAGGCATTGACCTGCTGCTGTCGCTCTACGAAGAAGAGACTGCCGCCGAGGCTCCCCCGGGAAGCCGCGGTGAGACCCTCTACTGGCTTGGCCATGGCTTCGCGGATGCCGGCGAACCCGGCTCTGCTGTGGGCACGTGGGAGACCGCGACCGAGCTCTACCTCGAGGCCGAAGACACCCAGAGCGCGGCACGCACGCTCGCCGACAACGCTGGCCTGCACGCCCAATACGGCGATCACGACAGTGCTGCGGCGTTGCTTGAACAGGCAGTAACCCACGCCCGAGCCACCCCCGAGAACCTCAACCTTCTCGTGCGGGTGCTTCACCAGTCGGGCCGCGCGCACGCTGAAGCGGGCAAGAAGGAAGGCCTCAAGCAGCTCGATGAGGTGCTTGCCCTCGCGGCTGAACACGGCGCCGACTGGTTGCACGCCGACGTCACCGATTCGAAGGCGCGAGCTCTCGCCAGCTTGGGCAAGCCCAAGAAAGCTGTCAGCCTCGCCCTCACCGCCGCCGATGAATACCGTGCTGCTGGAGATCCCATCGCCGGCGCTAACTGCGAACGCTTCGTCGCGAGTATTCTCGCCGGCGAAGGCCGTCACGATGAAGCCGTTGCCGTGCTGAACTCAGTGATGGAGCAGACTGCCGAGCATCCCCAGCTGCACCAGATCACCGCGTTCGACCTCGCGGAGAGCCTCGAGAAGCTGGGACGGACCTCGGATGCTGCTGCCGCGCGCGCGATTGCGGAGGGCGCCAACTAACGGGTTTTTTGTTCGCCGCGGTGCCGCACTGGCACCGCGGCGAGCTGCTCTACCCCGCGAAGGCGGGGAGTGCGCTTTCAGTAGAGGTCGCGATAATTGAAAGATGGCCTTCGCTCTTTCTGACATCGACGCTCCCACTGAGGGCCAACAGTGGTTGCTTCGCGCTGAAGAGCTGTTCGCCGCTGAGGCTTTCGCCCCGGCCCTGAGTGCCGCCCTTCAAGCGGCGCACCTCACCACGGGAGCAGTGCGAGTCGTCGCGCTCGGGATCGTTGCCACCTGCTGCGTGCGCTTGGGCCAGCTGGAGACCGCAGAAGCAGTCGCACTCCAACGTCACACGCTATTGCTTGAGCTGGGCAAGCCCCTCGAAGCCGCAAGCCAGGCCCGCACGGGGTTGGCTTTCTTCGGCAGCGCCGAGCCGTACGACCTTGCCGCCCTCGAACGCGAAACGATGAACGGCGACG
Proteins encoded in this region:
- a CDS encoding exodeoxyribonuclease III, whose protein sequence is MRIATWNVNSIRTRVGRVVDWLLREDIDVLAMQEIKCKPEQFPMEAFTEAGYEVELHGLSQWNGVAFASRLPMDDVTIGFDTQPGFGKALDDGTVPIEARAIGVTVEGARLWSLYVPNGRELDNPHYPYKLEWLANLKTQAAQWMSENPEQPLALMGDFNIAPFDHDVWDIAAFEGKTHVSDAERAAFRAFEEAGMIDALRSRNIEGYTYWDYQRLRFPRNEGMRIDFVMGSPAFDELVTEASIDREERKGDGPSDHVPVVVDLAIDTENDDDRPMFL
- a CDS encoding ATP-dependent Clp protease ATP-binding subunit codes for the protein MANMQGAPGTDEEQESALEKYGVNLTEIARSGKLDPVIGRDSEIRRVSQVLTRRTKNNPVLIGEPGVGKTAVVEGLAQRIIAGDVADSLKGKQLISLDLAALVAGAKYRGEFEERLKAVLKEIKDSDGEIITFIDELHTLMGAGGGEGSVAASNMLKPMLARGELRLIGATTLDEYRQYIEKDAALERRFQQVFVGEPSVEDTVAILRGLKERYEAHHKVAIADSALVAAATLSNRYISGRKLPDKAIDLIDEAASHLKMEIDSSPVEIDQLKRAVDRLRIEELALKKEKDEASKARLAKLREDLVVQSKELSELEARWKIEKSSLTGVGDLKTRLNDARIRLDRAMRDGEYQKASKLNYETIPEIEDAIATAESNEPTGPRMVNDQVTEEDIAAVVAAWTGIPVDRLTEGETEKLLHLEAELGKRLIGQKEAVQAVSEAVRRTRAGISDPDRPTGSFLFLGPTGVGKTELAKALAQYLFNDEKALVRIDMSEYGEKFSVSRLVGAPPGYVGFEQGGQLTEAVRRRPYSVILLDEVEKAHPEVFDILLQVLDDGRLTDGQGRTVDFRNVILILTSNLGSQFITDQELPWDARKAAVDDLVRKSFKPEFINRLDDIVVFQPLSTDDLSQIVELDIDRLGKRLTDRRLQLAVTPDARTWLSERGYDPIYGARPLRRLMQREIDDKLAKALLAGDIRDGDTVLVGVADNGEGLRVSRSEPDAG
- a CDS encoding HSP90 family protein is translated as MNADSRDDLQSFQVNLTGVVDLLSKHIYSSPRVYLRELLQNGRDALAARAELDGADASRGIRITPLSEHNDTFQFQDDGVGLTADEMTELLSTVGRSSKRDIFDLPRSDYLGQFGIGLLSCFMVADQIVIQSRSARGSAPVEWIGNSDGTFSVRELEGDLPIGTTVSLKPRFDQHDLLSTPTVLSLARTFAEFLPVGVRVDLPGGGSETVTHEAPFLEAHTASASDLLRYGSELLGVEPFAAIPLSVPGTNTTGVAYVLPSSPPPGARQANRVYLGRMLLSENVDALVPDWAFFVRVVLNSTALTPTASRESLVDDDILEHTRTAIGTVLRQWVLEMAARHPAQLNDFVQIHALALKSLVIYDEELAKFITPWLSVETTLGRMTIESLTRDHTQLRYAETVDEFRQIASIASPDRPVINGGYIYDTEIARMLPTIVDGLTVDRVSVLDELDFLEVPPLEVRSVVAKLEDRASAVLADADCAVIVRGVPAADVTGLYLADPEVLRSIDRRSAREISRPGLWKNVLGKMDAFAEDRLASDGTSKSLARLCLNWNNPVVVTLSTLRDDAVFSRTIELLYVQALLTSQRPLSVRDRAMMTNSMSDLIAMSVALGDSLPESSPL